The following DNA comes from Corynebacterium lizhenjunii.
GCGCTCCTGCCGCGCCAGGGAGAAGCGGGCATTGAGGTGGGTAAACACAGCAATGATCGCAATCAGCGGCACGATGATAACTGCGGCCTGGGCCACAGTGACATCGTTAAGCACTGGCGAGTTCACCCGCAGGTTGGCCACCAGCGGCACGCCGAAAACCTCCGCATTAAGGAAGGACTGCACCAGCTCCGGGGAGAAGATGTAGTTGGCGGTATTGGCGTTGTCAGCCACAGACATGGGCTCGCTGACGTGCCCAAAGCTTCCGCCCACCGCCACGGTACGGTCGAAAGAGCGCAGCACGTGGAATAGACCAATAAACACCGGCAGCTGCGCGATTAGTGGCAGACAGCCCGCCACAGGACGCACGCCGGATTCCTTATAGATCCGCTGCATCTCCTGCGCGGCCTTGGTCTGATCATTGGGGTACTTGGCCCGGATCTCCGCAATCTTGGGCTGGATCTCCTGCATTTTGCGGGTGGAGCGAATCTGGTTGATGGTTGGCTTCACCAACAAGGACTTAATGGTCCAGGTCAGCAGCACAATGGCCAGAATCCAGGTGACGCCCCAATCGGGGTTCATGACCAAACTCAGCAGCCAGTGCCAA
Coding sequences within:
- the yidC gene encoding membrane protein insertase YidC, translating into MLNFIYWPLSAVLWFWHWLLSLVMNPDWGVTWILAIVLLTWTIKSLLVKPTINQIRSTRKMQEIQPKIAEIRAKYPNDQTKAAQEMQRIYKESGVRPVAGCLPLIAQLPVFIGLFHVLRSFDRTVAVGGSFGHVSEPMSVADNANTANYIFSPELVQSFLNAEVFGVPLVANLRVNSPVLNDVTVAQAAVIIVPLIAIIAVFTHLNARFSLARQERRKAAGKVTAPTGPNAEMMEMQTKLMNNMMLWFLPATLVISGAIWPIGLLFYMLANTTWTFAQTHLVFKKMDAEEEAEEQAKIEAKRTSAPKPGARKVDNRTKKQRKGKN